GCAACAATAGGATATCCTCACTGGTGACGAGCTCATCTCCGACTCCTACGATCTCAAGGAGGTCGATGGCATCGTCTACGAGGCCGACTGTGCCATGATCGAGGAGGGTGGTCTTAACGTCGGTACGTGATGACCAGCATCACAGCCTCAGGGCTCGTGTAAAACAAGGTTCAATTTTGCCCTAACACCATAATCCACAGATATCGGTGCCAACGCTTCCGCCGAGGAGGCTGCCGAAGATGTCGATGACCAGGTCGTCAAGgtcaacaacatcgtcagCTCCTTCCGTCTCCAGGAGACCTCTTTCGACAAGAAGAGCTACCTCACCTACCTCAAGGGTACATAGAAGCCACCCCATCGAGATCCACGATACCCAGAAGTTAACACCAATTCCAGGTTACATGAAGGCTGTCAAGGCTGCTCTCCAGGAGAAGGGTGCTCCCGCCGAGGAGATCACTGCCTTCGAGAAGGGTGCCCAGAACTATGTCAAGAACGTCGTCcttgccaagttcaaggacttCGAGTTCCTTACTGGCGAGTCCATGAACCCCGACGGAATGTACGTTTGCCCCTTAGTACCGAGTCTGTGTTCATTAGGAGACTACTTATCTATAGGGTGTCCTCCTCAACTACCGTGANNNNNNNNNNNNNNNNNNNNNNNNNNNNNNNNNNNNNNNNNNNNNNNNNNNNNNNNNNNNNNNNNNNNNNNNNNNNNNNNNNNNNNNNNNNNNNNNNNNNNNNNNNNNNNNNNNNNNNNNNNNNNNNNNNNNNNNNNNNNNNNNNNNNNNNNNNNNNNNNNNNNNNNNNNNNNNNNNNNNNNNNNNNNNNNNNNNNCGAGCAGTTATTTAGATTACGAGCCACACGATCTCGTTCTTCGGCACTTGGTATATCCCCGAGATTATTGCGATGAG
This DNA window, taken from Fusarium oxysporum f. sp. lycopersici 4287 chromosome 7, whole genome shotgun sequence, encodes the following:
- a CDS encoding hypothetical protein (At least one base has a quality score < 10), translating into MLIYKDILTGDELISDSYDLKEVDGIVYEADCAMIEEGGLNVDIGANASAEEAAEDVDDQVVKVNNIVSSFRLQETSFDKKSYLTYLKGYMKAVKAALQEKGAPAEEITAFEKGAQNYVKNVVLAKFKDFEFLTGESMNPDGMYVCPLVPSLCSLGDYLSIGCPPQLP